A stretch of DNA from Candidatus Bathyarchaeota archaeon:
GCTTTACTTGATATGTCGGCATATTCCAAAACTCAACCTCGTGATGAACCAAAAGATCATGAGATTGAAATTTTTTCTTTTCCAATCGCTATCATGCTGGTTGTTGCGACTGAAGAATCCTTTATAAAAAGTAGATACGCCCTAGCAGAAGCAAAACGTGCATCTGCTTTACTAGAAAATGAAGAAAAGGAAAAACTCTTGGAGATTACAAACAATTTTGGTTGGAATGCAAAACTTGTTGATGATCTTAGTTTTCAGCCCTATTCTTTTACAGTAAATTTTCCAATTTTCTTACGTAACGCGACAGGTTTTCATGACAAAAACTGGAAACTTGTTAACCATTTATTGGTTGATGGTGCAGTTTATCTTACAACGCGAGAGGTAAGCCGCTTATTAGAAGAAGAGGTTCGGAAGTATATTGAAAATCGCCTTGATACAACGATTCGTTCTCTTCCTCCTGCTCTGTTTGATCGTGTCAATAAATTGAGGGAATTAGCAGCAGAAAAACAAGAGCAAATCCGTCTTGAACAAATGCCCGAGCGGGTAGTGATGGAAGCTTTTCCTCCTTGTATCAAGGATGTTTATAATCGGGTTTCAGCTGGTCGTCCTGTTTCCCATTTGGGGCGATTCGGGTTAACGTCTTTTATGATTAGTATTGGTATGAGTTCAGAAGATGTTTTCAGTTTTTTCCGTTCTGTTTCAGACTTCAATGAACGAATGACTCGCTATCAAGTAGAGCACATTGCCGGAACCCGCGGTTCAGGTACAAAATACACTCCCCCCAACTGTGCCACCTTACACACTCATGGAATTTGTGTTTCACGTGATCCAGAATGCCAAGGAGCAGTGAATCCTCTGATTTGTTACAAACGAAAATTGAAGAACATTCCTGAAGAACAACCTGTTGAAGAAGCTGAATCTACAACTGATAACAAATAATCTTGCTCAATCGTCTTCGTATTCTGTTTTTGCTAATTCGCCTGAATGACTGTCTTGATGTTCTTTTCTTTCAAGACCTAGTCTCTTTTCTTTTCGGACTTTTTCTCTTCCTAGCATGAAACTATATTCGGCTTCAGTTATTTCGTCGTTATCTAGCATTTCTTCTAGTTGTTTTTCGTCATAAATGTCCATGGTTTCATTTTCTTCGCCCTCTTCTTTTTTGGAACTCCTTTTGTTTTTTAGTTTTTTCATGGTACTCAAAATATACTATTGTACAAGGTTAATATAAAATTACAAGCTTTTTTCTAAGTTATTTGGGCTCTAATTTTGTTTAAATATTGTTTTTGTTTTATTGTAAATTGTGCAGAAAAACATGTCCTCTTTATCCCAGACATTTATTCAAAACAAATTTGCTGAATACTACAAAGAAAATTCCGCCTCAATTATGGCGCCTTCATCTTTGCAGCGACGGGAGTTTGGTTTTCTTCTTCTTGACAAAAAAGTTATGGTTAGACACAAAGGGTTCAGGAATGTGGAAGGAATACGGTCTTCATTAATTTCTACTGTGCCTTCAGATGCTTACTATTCCAGTGCGTATTATGAACGACCAATGGAAGAAATGAAATCAAAAGGATGGCTTGGTGCTGACTTGGTTTTTGATATAGATGCTGACCATATACCAACTCCATGTGCGTCCCTTCACGATTTTTGGGTTTGTACCACTTGTGGTGTCTCGGGGAAAGGGAAGCATCCCTCTAAATGTTTCAAGTGTACTGGAACTAAATTTAAAGAGAAAACTATGCCCTGTGACATCTGTTTAGAAGCTTCCAAGGTTGAAGCGATCAAACTTTTAGATGTATTATCAGCGGATTTTGGGTTTTCTTTACAAGAATTAACTGTAGCTTTTTCTGGGCATAGAGGATACCATGTTCACGTGGAAGATAAGTCCATTCGAGACTTGGATTCTTTGGGTCGCAAAGAAATAGTTGATTATGTGATGGGGATTGGTTTAGAAGCGAAATTTCATGGTTTAGGAAAAAGTGCAACTTCTGAAAAGAAGGTCTCTGGTCCTGACTTAAATGACAAAGGTTGGAGGGGTCGGTTGGCTAAAGGAACTTACGACTTTATCCAAACTGCTTCAAAAGAAGACTTAATGCGTGCTGGCTTAAAGCCTCGGCACATAAATGTCATACTTACATACAGAGACTCAATTTTGGAAAGTTGGAAAGAGAAAGGTCCTTGGGGTGCAATTAAAGATATTAGTGCAGATACTTGGCGGCAAATTGCTGAATATGGTGTGGAGAAACAGTCCGTGAACATAGACACAGTGGTTACTCCTGACGTTAATCGACTGATTCGGCTCCTTAATTCTTTGCATGGGAAAACAGGGTTGAAAAAACTTGAATTTTCTGCTAACCGAATTGATGATTTTGATCCTCTAAAGAGTGCAGTAGCTTTTAAGAAGGGGGATGTTACTGTTCATGTTTCAAGCGCGCCTCAGTTTAGGGTAGAGGACCAACTTTACGGTCCATATGATCAACAAGATGTTGAGTTGCCTACTGCAGCAGCGTTGATGTTACTGTGTAAAGGTTTCGCAAAGGTGGTTTAGTTACCTTGTATAATGAAGTGTATGAACTTTGGAAAAAGGAAAAAGAACATGAAGACCTTCAGCGTCTTCCAACTAACTTCTATAGTAAAATTACTTCTTATTATAAAAAATTGAAAGTCGAAAATCGGATGTTAGATAAAAAGACCCCAAAAGCCCAATTGTTGCACACTGAAATTAGTTATTTCAAAGTTATGGTTGGAGAACTTTTATGTTTGCGTTACCAAAAACTTCAAGAAAAAGCTCTTTGTCGCGAACCAGTGCCCTCTGACACCTTGTCTGAAGAAGAAAAAAAATTGTATGAATCTGCATTGCCTTTGTCGGAAGAATATTATGCTTTCTCGAAGGACATTCTTCGTGGTCATTTGTCAGTTGTAAAAAAAGGATCAAAACAAGATACTTGTGTTCTTCGTTTTGTTCAGGAAATTACTTCTTTAATTGGGGCAGACATGAAAACTTATGGTCCCTTTATGCCTGAAGATATCGCAACCTTGCCCCAAGAAAATGCTCGGATTCTAGTTAAACAAGGTTTGGCTGTACAAGTTGACGCAAAATAACTTAAAATAATTATTTTCAAAATAATTCTTTTCAGCTCATTATTCTATATTTTTTAATTTTTCATTCATTTGGTACCTGTTTGCCTTTGTATTTTCACTCATTTCATCCTGTTATAGCGTACAAAAATTGGAAAAAATGTATCAAAACTATTGTTGAACCCCCGTCTCTTTATAAAGGAGATGCTATAGAATGCATCAAACTTTTAAAGGACTTACATAAGATATTATATTATGAAACAGCAAAAACTCCTTAGACTAGTAAGTGAAATGCTTAAAAACTCCAAAAAAAGCGATCGCGAATTAGCTGGCATTCTTGGCGTCTCACAACCCACAGTTTCCAGAACTCGGGCTAGAATCGAAAAAGAATACATCAATACCTACACAATAATTCCTGACTTCAAAAAACTTGGTTACCAAATAATGGCATTCACTCTCGCAAAAATGAAAACAAACCCCGAAAACACAACTTTCGAGGCGATGATGAAAACATCCAAAGAATGGATAGCCAAACGTCCTAATGTGATATTTGCCACTGATGGTGAAGGTTTTGGAAAGGACTTAATTTTAATCTCATTCCACAAAGACTATTCCGCCTATTCGGCATTTATCCGTTCGTTCTCTATGGATTGGGGCTCTTCGTTGGATAATTTTGAATCATTCCTTGTAAGCATAGGTTCAGGAAACACCCTGCGAGACTTTGACCTCAAATATCTAGCAGACGACATATAAGCTCTAAAAAATCTGGAGATTAAGCACTTTCCAAGCACGTTTTGGTAGTGCAACATTTTCTTTATTTGAACCATTTTTTTGGTTTATGCGCCAAAATGTGCTCTCCACTTTATTTATATCTGTAAATGGTTTATTTTGGTACATCTAAAATTTTATGGCATAATTTCTTAAAATCAAAAATTTATTTTGTGTTTTGATATGCGTTTCTGTTTTTAAAAAGAAACAGATAAATAGTAATTAAGGGAGCTGTGTTATACTTAACTAGTCAGTGGTCGCAATGAATACTCCAAAAGAAGTAAACACGTACTGCCCTAAGTGTCAGACTCATAAAGTTCACACTGTTTCCTTGTACAAGGCAGGTAAGAGGAGAGCCTTAGCCAAAGGTGAGCGAGCTCACGAACTGCGGGAAAAGAAAGGCTATGGTGGACAAAAATTCCCCCGGCAAAGAAAGTTTGCAAAAGTAACTAAGAAAATGACGCTGCGACTCAAATGCAAGAGTTGTGGCTTTATGCGCCATAAAAAAGGTATGCGCCTTAAGAAATTGACCATAGTCTAAAATGGAGTGGAAAAATATTGAGTGAATGGGATAAAGTTATACCAAAACCTAAAAGCAGTTTCTATCGAATAAAATGTCCTGACTGTGGAAATGAACAATTTGTTTTCAGTCATGCTACAACATCTGTTTGTTGCAATGTTTGTAGTGCAGTGTTGGCTGAGCCTTCTGGTGGAAAGGTCGCAGTCAAGGGCGAAATTACTGCCGAATTAGAGTAAGGTAGAAAAAAGGGAAATAAGAAACATGAGTTTAAGGAGACCTGAATGGCCTGAAGTTGGCGATTTAGTAATCGCCACGGTTGAACGAATAACCGATTACGGCGTTTATGTTAGGCTTGACGAATACGACAAAGAGGGTCTTTTGCATGTTTCTGAAGTGGCTTCCCGTTGGGTTCGAAACATTCGGGATTATGTTCGTGAGGGCCAAAAAGTTGTTCTTAAAGTTTTACGTGTTAAAGCAGACAAAGGTCAAGTTGATCTTTCCCGTAGACGAGTAACAAAACGGGATAAGAAAGAAAAAATTCAGTCTTGGAAGAAAGACCGAAAAGCCGAAAGTCTTCTTCGGACTGCTGCTGAGAAACTTAACATTAGTTTTGAAGACGCCTATGAACAAGGGGGAGCCCTAATCGAAAATGCTTTTGGGGCATTGTATGAAGGTCTGGAAAAGACTGCAAAAGATGGTGTTGAAGTTCTCCTTGAGTTAGGTATTAATCAAGAACTTGCTGACGCTTTAACTGAAATTGCCCAGGATAAAATTCAGGTTTCTTTAGTTAATGTGAAAGGAATTTTGGACCTACAAAATCCTAGTCCAAAGGGAGTTCTTGTAATCAAGGATGCTCTCAAGCAAGCTCAAGAAGTAGGTGAAGCCGAAGGAGCCGAAGTAGCCATCTATCTTGTTTCTCCCCCAAATTATCGAATTGTAGTTGCCGCTGAAGACTATAAAAGTGCAGAAAGCATTTTAGAAAAATCTACAGATTCTGCAATAGATTACATTTCTAAGAATGGCGGCAAAGGTTCCTTTAGCCGAGAAAAATAGTTTCGTTTAGGCTTACATTTTTGTTTTCTTTGGTTTGGAAAAAATTGTTTTAACACTGAACTATATTATTGAGCTAATAACATGGTTTGAGGGTTATTACACCTAGTTTTCACAAAACTTAGCACCCTGCACTTAGTTCAGGTCGAGTGCATTTCAATGCGCTTTTATGAAAAATGTAATTGTTTAATATTGTCTTGGTACAAGAGCGATGTTGAATGCGACTGTTTTGCCGCCATGTTTGCGTTCACATTTTACGGTTATTGTTTCTTTGTCTTCGCTGATGTATACGACTTTGCCGTAGTGTTCAGCTTCTTGATGAAAAACACTGTGAACAGGAATCTTTATTCTGTCACCAATTTTAACGTCAACCATAAAACGTCCTATCCTTTACAGCTTCACGTTTACTGAAATTGAACTTTTAAACATTACCTGACAAAAACTTTGACCATTAAATGAACTCTTTATTGGTAAAAAAGCCTCCAAATCGACGTTTAGCATGCAAAGAGCTTATCTAATACCTTTCCCTATTTGTGAGAAGAAGGAAACAAAATGCCAAGAGACCCAGTGTGCGGCGTAAACCTGAACGAAAAAACCGCCAAATATAAAATCACTCACGACGGAGAAACCTACTACTTCTGCAGCGTTAAATGCAAAAAGAAATTCAAACGCAACCGCGACAAATTTACCCAGTAAAATATTTTTTTACTTTTTGTTTAATGTATAGTCTTAAACCAGCTTCAGCTATCAATAACCCAAAAAATAGCTGAAATCAGTTGGGTTGAAATCAAAATTCTTAGACGAGAATCCTTATCTAAAACTGCAGTACCATCCAATAAAACAGGGACCGTCGGCTAGCATGGTCTAGGCTATGAGCCTCGGACGTTCGTGACCCCGGTTCAAATCCGGGCGGTCCCACCAAACATCAAAACTAGCGCTATTTGTTATAAGAATAAAAAATGTGCCCAAAAATGGGGAAGATTATATGTTTTGTTTTTCACGTTTTGCAATCTCGTTGGCAACAATAACCCCTGAAGCTGAAGCTTGAATGAGTCCTCGGCTTACTCCTGCGCCGTCACCGATTGTGAATACGTTTTTGATTTTTGTTTCAAGCTGGCGGGTTAATTCAAGGCGTGTGGAATAGAATTTGACTTCAACTCCATACAGTAAAGTGTCATTTGAGTAAACACCCGGTGAGATTTTGTCCAATGCTTGGAGCATTTCTTTAATGTCTGACAAGTAACGGTAAGGCAAAACAAAACTCAAATCACCCGGTATAGCGTTCTTTAGGGTTGGAACGCATAGGCTTCGTTTTATTCGTGCTTCGGTTGAGCGTCGTCCAGCTTTTAGGTCGCCTAATCTTTGGACAATTACGCTTCCGCTGAGCAAGTTTGAAAGTCGGGCAATGTATTTTCCGTATGCGATGGGTTCCCGGAAGGGTTCAGTGAAAGAAGTGCTAACTAGAATAGCAAAGTTTGTGTTTTTGGTTTTTCGTTCAGCGTAACTTTGTCCGTTTACTGTTAACACGCCGTCATAGGATTCAGTGATAACTTCTCCCAATGGAGAAACACAGAAAGTTCTAACTTGATCATCAAAGGATTTAGAATGATAAATCAACTTAGGCTCATACAAGGTTTTTGTAAGATTTGCCATAACAGCAGCTTGAAGCTCAACACGAACTCCGATGTCTACCGGGTTGTTTAGTGTCTTTAATCCCAGAAGTTCTGCTTCAGTTTTAAGCCATTGTGCTCCAATTCTTCCGGGGGCTAAAATGACATATTTTGCGTAGAATTTTTCACCTTTGGTTGTTTCTACACCTTCAATTTTTCCGTCTTTAACTAGTAGTGTTTTTACGTTTGTTCGGGTTCGAATGTCAATTCTGTCTTCTATATGTTCACGCATCATACGAAGAGTTTCAGCACATTTTTCAGTACCCATATGTCGGACTTTTTGTTGAACTAGTTTTAAACCAACAAGGGAAGCTTTCTGCTCAAGTTCTTCAAATTTTTGTTGACTGACACTGTATATGTGTTCAGTAGCTCCAAACTTTATGTACATATCATCAACGTAATGCAAAAGATCCCAGAGTTTTTCTTCACTGCAGTATTCATTCAGCCATCCACCAACTTCTGTGGACAAGGTAAGTTTTCCGTCACTGAATGCACCTGCGCCTCCCCATCCCGCTAACAGGGAGCATGGGTCACAGTTTAAACAGCCTAATCCTCTACTGGCAGGGCATTTGCGCTCGTCTATGGATGAGCCTCTGTCCAAAAGCAAGACTTTAAGGTCTGTTTTGTCAGCTAACTCAAGGGCAGAAAAGATTCCAGCCGGACCAGCACCTACAATTATAACGTCGAAATCCATCACGGTTCCTCCGGAATTTCCAAAACTACGTACAATAGGTCAAATATATGTGTTAGCTGGAAACCAACAACAAAAACGGCAAACAGTTTGCTTATGTTATTTTTCTTCCATTTTTTTGAGGGTCTCATCCAAGAGTTTTCGAAGAATTGGACCCGCTTCTTGTTCGTTAAGAGATTTTACAAAAACTGAAACTAAACTCATTTTTTCGGTTTTTTTAGCCAAAATTTCTGCTAACAAGCGGGTGATCATCATGTTGCGGTCGCCTAAAAGAACTGATGAAACAGGACTGCCAACCATCTTTTTTGGTTGGGGCATAGATACCGCTAATGTTCCAAGTTTATCTTCGGTTTCACTTAAGAAAAGTTGATTAGCGTTTGCTGTTTCCAACAGAACAGAAAAAAATATTGTGTTCTTATCTACAAGTTCGTGTTTTGTTATTTTTACTCGTGACAAATTCTATGCTCCCCATGTTATATTGTAAAAATGGTTTAAACACGTTATTTAGCCTTTGTAGCAAGAAACTTTTTCAAATGTTTGGAAAAATTTGGGTTTAACCATTATTTTCGTGCATAAACTTGTCCTGTTTTTCCAGCTATTTTTATTGCAGAAATTTTGTCTCTTAGGACCCTTCGGTTCACTGATGTACGGAGTAGTCGGCTTGTTCCGGCTTCTTTCACGATTTCAACCAAAATTTCTTGAGGTAAAATCTCATCTAACAAACTAACTAGAACATGGGTGTATTCTGGAGTTCCATCTCCAATTCGCACGATTTTACTTTCTGCAGGAAACCTTTTCACACTTTCTACAATCAAATTTGCAGCATCGTTTATGCTAGAAGCTGTTTTTGTTTCGATAACTTTGTTGTCTCCAAGAATTGCTACGCCGCAGCTGTCCCCTGGGTCAACTCCAACAACAATTTTTTCGTAAACTTGTTTCCCTTGTATTTTTAAAACCGCTTCATCGACAACAGATTCAGGGTTTGAGCCTTGTTTATAACATAAAACTGTAGGATGTGAAACCTTGTCACATTCTTCTTTGGTTGTTAAGACTACTTTAATGTATGGTGGAATACTGTCCCAAGGTTTGAAGCTCAAGAACGGTAACCGTTTGTTGTATAATTCGTTAACAAGTTCGTAGTACGCCCGCCCATTAACAGTTGCAACTGCAATTTTTTTCTTCATTTGTTACCCTTTCCATTTTTCACGGGGAAAAAAGCATGTATAGAATTTGAAGAACAGTATGTGTACATGACCTTGAACCTACGTGTGGTTTTTGTTTTGGTTTTTGGCTTAAATATGTTCCGAAACTTTATCCAGCTAAAACTGAACCAGAACAATCCTTATTATTTCATATACCATATTTCGTTTCTTGTGTAGGCATATTGCAGAATTACGTTAAGACTGGGTGTGTTTCCCTTGACAAACTACTGGGAGGAGGATTCCTCACCGAATCCATTTCCCTTATTTATGGAGAAGCAGAAACCGGCAAAACTTCCCTTGTTGTTCAATGTGCAGTTACCCTCGCACGCAGAGGCATCAAGTCGCTGTTCATAGACACCGATGGAACCTTTTCTTATGAACGGCTATCCCAGATAGCAGAATATGATTATGAAAAAATTTCTCCTTTCCTGATTATAATGCGCCCAACAACCTTTCAAGACCAATCCCAAGCCCTAGATCACTTAGAAAAAATCATAACAAACAAGTTTGGCTTGATTGTCGTTGACACCGTCACGTCGTTATACCGTGCTGAACTTGACGACATAGAAAAAACTTATGCCTTAAACCGTGAGTTAAACCGGCAAATCGCAGTTTTGAAACAAATCGCCAAAACCCGCAACGTGGCAGTCCTTATAATCAGCCAGGTGAGAAGTGTCCCTATTGGAGAGTCAGTCAAAACCAAACCAGTAGCAACCCGTGTTCTGAATTACTGGTCAGATATTGTTTTGGATATGCGCCAGTCTGGGCAAACTCGGGTCATAAAGGTCCTTAGAGAAAAACATCCTACTATCAAGGGAACTGGATATGTTCATGTAAAGATAGAAAGCTCTGGAATAACTGATTACAGACACTAGAGTTATTTTCTTGGACAACGGATAAGGTATGAACGAAATGACAAAAATACTAATCGACATCGCTGTTGCATTATGGTTCATTTTTCCCGCATACTGTGCCAACGGGGCGCCAGTAATCTTTGGCGGCGGCAAACCCATGGATTTTGGCAAAAATTTCGTTGACGGCAAACCCTTGTTTGGTTCCCACAAAACCTTCCGGGGATTTTTTGTAGGCATCATAATAGGAACACTTGTCGGATTGATTCAAACCATTATCTATGAACAAGTTCTGTTCCAGTATGGTCCTCAGTTTCAATATAGCATACTTCTTGGGTTCATGATATCCGTCGGAGCAGTAACCGGAGACCTAATAGAATCCTGCATTAAACGGCGCCTAAACCGTTCTCCTGGGAGCAACCTTCCAATAGCAGATCAACTGGATTTCATCTTGGGTGCTTTCTTGTTTT
This window harbors:
- a CDS encoding YHS domain-containing protein, which codes for MPRDPVCGVNLNEKTAKYKITHDGETYYFCSVKCKKKFKRNRDKFTQ
- a CDS encoding AAA family ATPase; this encodes MQNYVKTGCVSLDKLLGGGFLTESISLIYGEAETGKTSLVVQCAVTLARRGIKSLFIDTDGTFSYERLSQIAEYDYEKISPFLIIMRPTTFQDQSQALDHLEKIITNKFGLIVVDTVTSLYRAELDDIEKTYALNRELNRQIAVLKQIAKTRNVAVLIISQVRSVPIGESVKTKPVATRVLNYWSDIVLDMRQSGQTRVIKVLREKHPTIKGTGYVHVKIESSGITDYRH
- a CDS encoding 50S ribosomal protein L44e — encoded protein: MNTPKEVNTYCPKCQTHKVHTVSLYKAGKRRALAKGERAHELREKKGYGGQKFPRQRKFAKVTKKMTLRLKCKSCGFMRHKKGMRLKKLTIV
- a CDS encoding Lrp/AsnC family transcriptional regulator, with translation MKQQKLLRLVSEMLKNSKKSDRELAGILGVSQPTVSRTRARIEKEYINTYTIIPDFKKLGYQIMAFTLAKMKTNPENTTFEAMMKTSKEWIAKRPNVIFATDGEGFGKDLILISFHKDYSAYSAFIRSFSMDWGSSLDNFESFLVSIGSGNTLRDFDLKYLADDI
- a CDS encoding 30S ribosomal protein S27e; amino-acid sequence: MLSEWDKVIPKPKSSFYRIKCPDCGNEQFVFSHATTSVCCNVCSAVLAEPSGGKVAVKGEITAELE
- a CDS encoding CDP-2,3-bis-(O-geranylgeranyl)-sn-glycerol synthase, translated to MTKILIDIAVALWFIFPAYCANGAPVIFGGGKPMDFGKNFVDGKPLFGSHKTFRGFFVGIIIGTLVGLIQTIIYEQVLFQYGPQFQYSILLGFMISVGAVTGDLIESCIKRRLNRSPGSNLPIADQLDFILGAFLFSIPVSPPSLVSALIILLITIPTHWLTNLGAALLNMKNKRKNK
- a CDS encoding DNA primase small subunit PriS, which encodes MSSLSQTFIQNKFAEYYKENSASIMAPSSLQRREFGFLLLDKKVMVRHKGFRNVEGIRSSLISTVPSDAYYSSAYYERPMEEMKSKGWLGADLVFDIDADHIPTPCASLHDFWVCTTCGVSGKGKHPSKCFKCTGTKFKEKTMPCDICLEASKVEAIKLLDVLSADFGFSLQELTVAFSGHRGYHVHVEDKSIRDLDSLGRKEIVDYVMGIGLEAKFHGLGKSATSEKKVSGPDLNDKGWRGRLAKGTYDFIQTASKEDLMRAGLKPRHINVILTYRDSILESWKEKGPWGAIKDISADTWRQIAEYGVEKQSVNIDTVVTPDVNRLIRLLNSLHGKTGLKKLEFSANRIDDFDPLKSAVAFKKGDVTVHVSSAPQFRVEDQLYGPYDQQDVELPTAAALMLLCKGFAKVV
- a CDS encoding translation initiation factor IF-2 subunit alpha produces the protein MSLRRPEWPEVGDLVIATVERITDYGVYVRLDEYDKEGLLHVSEVASRWVRNIRDYVREGQKVVLKVLRVKADKGQVDLSRRRVTKRDKKEKIQSWKKDRKAESLLRTAAEKLNISFEDAYEQGGALIENAFGALYEGLEKTAKDGVEVLLELGINQELADALTEIAQDKIQVSLVNVKGILDLQNPSPKGVLVIKDALKQAQEVGEAEGAEVAIYLVSPPNYRIVVAAEDYKSAESILEKSTDSAIDYISKNGGKGSFSREK
- a CDS encoding NAD(P)/FAD-dependent oxidoreductase — translated: MMDFDVIIVGAGPAGIFSALELADKTDLKVLLLDRGSSIDERKCPASRGLGCLNCDPCSLLAGWGGAGAFSDGKLTLSTEVGGWLNEYCSEEKLWDLLHYVDDMYIKFGATEHIYSVSQQKFEELEQKASLVGLKLVQQKVRHMGTEKCAETLRMMREHIEDRIDIRTRTNVKTLLVKDGKIEGVETTKGEKFYAKYVILAPGRIGAQWLKTEAELLGLKTLNNPVDIGVRVELQAAVMANLTKTLYEPKLIYHSKSFDDQVRTFCVSPLGEVITESYDGVLTVNGQSYAERKTKNTNFAILVSTSFTEPFREPIAYGKYIARLSNLLSGSVIVQRLGDLKAGRRSTEARIKRSLCVPTLKNAIPGDLSFVLPYRYLSDIKEMLQALDKISPGVYSNDTLLYGVEVKFYSTRLELTRQLETKIKNVFTIGDGAGVSRGLIQASASGVIVANEIAKREKQNI